A window of the Vigna angularis cultivar LongXiaoDou No.4 chromosome 3, ASM1680809v1, whole genome shotgun sequence genome harbors these coding sequences:
- the LOC108325092 gene encoding octanoyltransferase LIP2, mitochondrial, whose amino-acid sequence MRGLRSLEVWKLGVVNYIDALKLQEKLALDRKLHKRCDTLLSLQHPPTYTVGKRQTVHNLLIPQSELEAIGAELHYTQRGGDITFHGPRQAILYPIISLRDIGLGARSFVEKIESTMIELAAMYGVKACPGQSGETGVWVGERKIGAIGVRISGGITSHGMAFNIDPDLSYFRHIVPCGIADKDVTSLRRETDVVLPEGEIVQEQLISCFARIFGYNNLIWKEDATVHFDYETE is encoded by the coding sequence ATGAGGGGTTTGCGAAGCCTGGAGGTCTGGAAACTAGGAGTTGTCAACTACATTGATGCATTGAAACTGCAGGAAAAACTGGCCTTGGATAGAAAGCTTCATAAGAGATGTGATACTCTTCTGTCTTTGCAACACCCCCCTACATACACTGTGGGCAAAAGGCAAACTGTTCACAATTTGTTAATTCCCCAGTCAGAGTTGGAAGCAATTGGAGCTGAACTTCACTACACTCAAAGGGGAGGAGACATTACATTTCATGGTCCCCGCCAAGCTATTTTGTATCCTATCATATCACTTCGTGACATTGGGCTTGGTGCTCGGAGTTTTGTGGAGAAAATCGAGTCAACCATGATTGAACTGGCTGCTATGTATGGCGTGAAAGCTTGTCCTGGACAAAGTGGTGAAACTGGGGTATGGGTTGGAGAAAGGAAGATAGGTGCTATTGGCGTTCGGATATCGGGTGGAATCACTTCTCATGGGATGGCATTTAACATTGATCCTGATTTAAGCTACTTCAGGCACATTGTTCCTTGTGGAATTGCGGATAAAGATGTAACATCTTTGAGAAGGGAGACAGATGTTGTCCTTCCTGAGGGAGAAATAGTACAGGAACAATTGATTTCATGTTTTGCAAGAATCTTTGGTTATAATAACCTGATTTGGAAGGAGGATGCTACAGTACATTTTGATTACGAAACTGAATGA